From Nerophis ophidion isolate RoL-2023_Sa linkage group LG15, RoL_Noph_v1.0, whole genome shotgun sequence, one genomic window encodes:
- the eif2s3 gene encoding eukaryotic translation initiation factor 2 subunit 3: MAGDESGTTLGQPHLAKQDLSTLDVSTLETLSPEIISRQATINIGTIGHVAHGKSTVVKAISGVHTVRFKNELERNITIKLGYANAKIYMLDDPSCPRPECYRSCGSSTPDEFPTDIPGTKGNFKLVRHVSFVDCPGHDILMATMLNGAAVMDAALLLIAGNESCPQPQTSEHLAAIEIMKLKHILILQNKIDLVKESQAKEQYEQILAFVQGTVAEGAPIIPISAQLKYNIEVVCEYIVKMIPVPIRDFSSKPRLIVIRSFDVNKPGCEVDDLKGGVAGGSILKGVLKVGQEIEVRPGIVSKDDEGKLMCKPIFSKIVSLFAEHNDLQYAAPGGLIGVGTKIDPTLCRADRMVGQVLGAVGELPEIFTELEISYFLLRRLLGVRTEGDKKAAKVQKLSKNEVLMVNIGSLSTGGRVSAVKADLAKIVLTNPVCTEVGEKIALSRRVEKHWRLIGWGQIRRGVTITPTVDDD, encoded by the exons gatgtgtcCACCTTGGAGACTCTGTCCCCGGAGATCATCAGCCGGCAGGCCACCATCAACATTG GCACCATCGGCCACGTGGCCCACGGGAAGTCCACGGTGGTGAAAGCCATCTCAGGCGTTCACACCGTCCGCTTCAAGAACGAACTGGAGAGGAACATCACCATCAAGCTGGGCTATGCTAATGCTAAG ATCTACATGCTGGACGACCCCAGCTGTCCCCGGCCCGAGTGCTACCGCTCTTGTGGCAGCAGCACCCCCGACGAGTTCCCCACAGACATTCCCGGCACCAAAGGCAACTTCAAACTTGTCAG ACACGTGTCCTTCGTGGACTGCCCCGGTCACGACATCTTGATGGCCACCATGTTGAACGGCGCCGCCGTCATGGACGCCGCCCTCCTGCTGATCG CGGGGAACGAGTCCTGTCCTCAGCCGCAGACGTCCGAGCATCTGGCCGCCATAGAGATCATGAAGCTGAAGCACATCCTCATCCTGCAGAACAAGATCGACCTGGTGAAGGAGAGCCAGGCCAAGGAACAGTACGAGCAGATCCTGGCCTTCGTGCAGG GCACGGTGGCCGAGGGCGCCCCCATCATTCCCATCTCAGCTCAGCTGAAGTACAACATTGAGGTGGTGTGCGAGTACATCGTGAAGATGATCCCTGTTCCCATCCGGGACTTCTCCTCCAAGCCCAGACTCATCG TCATCAGGTCTTTTGACGTCAACAAGCCCGGCTGCGAAGTGGACGACCTGAAAGGGGGCGTGGCAGGAGGGAGCATCCTGAAGGGCGTGCTCAAG gtgggccaggagaTCGAGGTGCGGCCGGGCATCGTGTCCAAGGATGACGAAGGCAAGCTGATGTGCAAACCCATCTTCTCCAAGATCGTCTCGCTCTTCGCCGAACACAACGATCTCCAGTACGCCGCGCCCGGAGGCCTCATCG GTGTGGGCACCAAGATCGACCCCACGCTGTGCCGAGCGGACCGTATGGTGGGTCAGGTGCTGGGTGCCGTCGGCGAGCTGCCGGAGATCTTCACCGAGTTGGAGATCTCCTACTTCCTGCTCAGGAGGCTGCTGGGCGTGCGCACAGAGGGAGACAAGAAGGCCGCCAAG GTCCAGAAGCTTTCCAAGAACGAAGTGTTGATGGTGAACATCGGGTCGCTGTCGACGGGCGGCCGCGTCAGCGCCGTCAAAGCCGATCTGGCCAAGATCGTCCTGACCAATCCCGTCTGCACTGAAGTGGGAGAGAAGATCGCTCTGAGTCGACGTGTGGAGAAACATTGGCG TCTGATTGGCTGGGGACAGATCAGGAGGGGCGTGACTATCACGCCCACAGTGGACGACGACTGA